GACCCTGTCACGGTCCGCTGACGATGGTAAGCGCTACGCCTCTGAGCCGGCGCAGCCTGACCATGGCATCGCTCTGCTCAATGAGGGAGCCTGCCTGAACCTGAAGTGGAACTTCTGACGCTTCCTTCCCGCATTTCCGTCAACGTTCTATCTATTCCTTTCCCCTGATATTTCCTGTGAATCATGATCTGGCGCATTGCCAGTGCCTTTGTGTCGTGTGATCATCGCCCCACAGCCTGATTGACCCACAAGGAGCTTGGTGATGGCGGAGGAAAACAGTCGTCGTTCAAACGATGTGAACGCCTGTGTCGATGAAGTGATTCGCCGGGTTGGAAAAAACATTACGCTGGGACTGCCACTGGGTCTGGGGAAGCCCGTCCGGTTTGTTAATGCGCTGTACCAGCGGGCTGTCGACGATCCCGACATTCAGCTGCACATTGTTACCGCCCTCTCGCTTCTCGCGCCCCGAGGCGGTTCGTCCCTCGAGAAACGCTTTCTGGGGCCGTTCACCGAGCGCCTTTACGGTCGGATTCCGGAATTGGCCTATGCGCGGGCGGTGACGGCCAATCGACTGCCCGCCAATATCCGGGTTTCAGAGTTTTTCTTCAAAGCAGGCAGTTACCTCAACAACCGGCCCCAGCAGCGGCATTACGTCTGCAGCAATTACACCCACGCGGTGCGCGATCTGATGGCCCAGGGCATCAACGTGGTGGCACAGATGGTTTCCCCGGGGGAAGAGGCGGGTCGGTCCGGCATGGTCAGCCTTAGCTGCAACCCGGATCTGACGCTGGACCTGTTGCCCCTGATGCGGGAGCGTGAAGCCCAAGGCACACCGGTTGCACTGGTGGCGGAAATGAACCGTAACCTGCCGTGGATGGATCATCATGCGGCGGTGGAGGAGACCGAATTCGACGTGGTCTTTGACCAGGCAGCTTCCGATCACCCCTTGTTTTCGGCGCCGGAAATGGCAGTGAGCCCCGAAGACCATCTGATCGGGTTTTACGCCAGCGCTTTGCTTCGGGATGGCGGCACTCTTCAGGTCGGCATCGGATCCCTGGGAGCGGCCCTGGTCCACAGCGCCATTCTCCGGCACCAGCATAACGATGCGTGGCGGGCTGTGTATGAGCACCTCAAGGTCGCGGAGCGGTTCCCGGTGGTGGCAACCGACGGTGGTACCGGGCCATTCACGCAGGGTCTCTACGGCTGCAGTGAAATGATGGTGGATGGCTTCCTGTATCTGATGCAGGCGGGCATCCTCACGCGCGAGGTCTTTGAGAATGCTGACCTCCAGACGCTCATCAACCAGGGGGAGCTCACCCCGAACGTATCCATGGCGTCGCTGGACGTGCTCCGCCGCGAGCAACTGATCGATTCACCCATGCGGGCGAGGGACGTCAGCTGGCTGGTTCAGTTGGGTATCCTGAAAGACTCGGTGACGTTCCGGGGCGGGCGCCTGATGATTGGAGAGCAGTCGGTTGAGGGCGATCTGGACCGTTCCGAGGCGCGTGAGGCGATCGAAACCCTGGCGCTGGGGCGTCGGCTCAAAGGTGGTATCGCCATGCATGGTGGCTTTTACGTCGGGCCGGAACGGTTCTACCGGGCGTTGCGGGAACTGAGCGAAGAGCAGCGTAACCAGATCTGCATGACCAGCGTGAATTACATCAACCAACTTTACGACCACCGCTTCGGAAACCAGCGGCTCAAGGCGTCGCAGCGGGTTCACGGGCGTTTTATCAATTCGGCGATGATGTACACGCTCAACGGCGCCGCCGTATCGGATGGCCTGGACGATGGCCGGGTGGTCAGCGGTGTCGGGGGGCAGTACAACTTTGTGGCCATGGCCCACGAGCTACCGGGCGCACGGTCGATCCTGACCTTGCGGGCCACTCGTCATTCCGCCGGCAAGACCCTCTCGAACATCGTTTTCAATTACGGCCACTGCACGATTCCCCGCCATCTCCGGGATATTGTTATTACCGAATACGGTATTGCCGACCTGCGCGGTCAATCGGATGAGCAGGTCTACCTGCGGCTTATCCGTATCGCCGATTCGCGATTCCAGCAGGACTTGCTGAAGCAGGCGCAGAAAGCGGGCAAGGTGGATCCGGCCTTCCGGCTACCGCCGGATTGGTGTGATAACACGCCGGAAGCCGTTCGCGCTGCGGTCTCCGCCGGCGGCGGCGCCGACCGGTTCCCGGCTTTTCCCTTTGGCCGCGATTTTACCGATGAGGAACTGACGTTAGGGAAAGCCCTTAAAACCCTCAAGGCCGCAACGGCAACCCGTCGTGGTAAACTGGCAACCTTATGGCAGGCCGTTCGGGCCCGGGATGATGAGGGCCGGTACGCTTCATTGCTTGAGCGCATGAGCCTGGGCAACCCCTCCGGCTTGCGGGAGAAACTGGACCAACGTCTGGTGATCCACGGCCTGCAACTGATTGACACACCAACCGCTACAGGAAAACCAGATACCTGATGGATGCTTCACAAGCCAGACCCGATGTTTTCACCGTTCACTACGTCCTGAAGAACAAGATTGGCGAACTCGTCGACACCTCGGAAGGAAGCGAACCGCTCCACTTTATTTACGGTAGCCCCGACATCATCGAGGGTATCCAGAAGGCGGTAAAAGACCGCAACGTGGGCGATTGCCTCGAAGTGACCGTGCCGCCGGCAATGGCTTATGGTGAACACAATCCGGAACTGGTACGCAAAGTGCCCCGTTCCATGTTTGAGGGCGTGGAAGATCTTCAGGTCGGCATGAAGTTTCAGACCAACACCGGCGATGAGGCGAAGATCGTCCAGGTCGTCGGTATTGATGGCAACCTGGTTAAGGTCGACGCGAACCACCCCCTGGCGGGCTTCACGCTCTATTTCGATCTGGAGATCGTCGGGCGCAGGGAGGCTACTGAGGACGAGGTAACCCAGGGTCGCCCGCTGTTCTGATGCCCTCTCCCGGGGGGGCGTCCAGTTCGCCTTGCTGGATTCTGCTCAGGCCTGCTCGCACCGTGTTCTGCAACTGCTCGGCCAGGTCCGATGTGCCGGTTTCCGGGCTCACCTCAATCGGGGAGTGAAAGAGAACGTCTACCCGTGCGGGTGGCTGTCGAAGTAACGCCACGATGTGGCTCTGGAAAGTATCCTCGCCCACAAAAGGGGCAAGGTGGTCGGGGCGTCCATTGCGACGGTAACTGATCGTCACGGGCTGTATGGGGACGCTGGAGTCCGCCGCCGCGCCCAGAAGCAATCCGTGGAAAGGCAAAACGGTCAGGCCCCGACCGGTGGTCGCTTCCGGAAAAATGAGCACGGAGTCACCCGCCATGAGCTTCCCGGCAACCGCCTTGCGTATTCGCCGCGCCTTGCCGCTCCCCCGTTTGATGAACAAAGTGCCCGCCTGCTGGGCCAGCCAGCCAATGACCGGCCAGTGTCCGACTTCCGCCTTGGACAGAAACAGGGTCGGGGTAAGGCTGCCCAATATCGGGATATCCGTCCAACTGATGTGGTTACTGACAACCAGAACGTTGCGGGACGGCGGAGCACCGTGCAGGTGAACGTGGAGTCCGAGGCACCAGCAGGCACCACGGAAACAGCGTCGGGCCCAGGGCGTGCGGTCAATGGGGCGTCGGGTAACGGTCTCGGTGGCCAGGAGCGACGTCGCCAGCAGGCTGGTAGCAGCCAGGAACAGGCTGAAATGTGTCAGCCGCACGGTGAGTCTGAGCCATTCCATGGGAGCCTCCCGTCGGTTCCGCTTCAGGCTGTCTTGCCCAGAAAGTGCCGACTGTACCGGGCGGCCAGGTTGTTAACCTCTAGAAGCACCAGGAGGTCAGCGCACCGGAAGTCCGGATCCCAGCAGGGCTCGCCACAGACTCGTGCACCCAGGCGCATGTAGGCCTTCAGCAGCGGAGGGACATCCACCGGCCGCTCCTCATTGGCGGTGTGGGTCAGGTGCGGAAGATCCCGCAGTGGATAGACCCGGAAACGGTCCTCCGCCAGGTATTCCCGTTGCAGGTGGCGGGCGATGCGCCAGGCCTTGAGGCCACCGTCGGACATGCTGATGCTTGCGCAGCCGATCAGGTAGTCAATTTTGTGGGCTACCAGGTATTCCGCCACCGCCGACCACAGCAGGCTGATGGTGGCGCCATTGCGGTAGTCCGGGTGCACACAGGTGCGCCCGAGTTCGGCAACGGCGCCAGGGAGATTCCTGAGGGCAGTGAGGTCAAACTCGCCAGCGGAGTAGAAGCCGCCGACACGGTCGATGTCGGCCTGGTGCAGGATTCTCGTGGTGGCCACCAGTTCACCGGTGTCAGTGTCGGTGACAATCAGGTGGTCACACACCGTATCGAAGGTGTCTGCGTCGAGCCCCGGAATCTCGGCGCCGAGATCGCTGTCGTACTCCTCGGAGAACACCCGGTACCGTAAACGCTGGGCGCTTTCGATCAGGGCGGGGCTCCGGGAAATATCGGTTGTCAGCCGACGGGCACTGCGACGGGGTCTCACGGATTGAGCGGTCATGGCATGGTCTCTTCTGTGTCCATTTCCCGACAAGCGTATGAAGCCGTTGTGACACGCGGGTGACCGGAGGGTGACGTCTCCGTGACAGTGTCCTCTGATCTGGGCCGGATGTGCCCATTGTCACGGGGTGTAACAGAGGCGTTGTTCCATGTATATTTCTGAATAGCATGTATAATTGCTGTTACGGCAGGTTGCCTGTATGGTCGGGCAAGCAGTGTTACCCAAAACCGGAATAACAAAACCAGAGATGGATGGCGTGGAACAGACAAACGAAAGTTGGCGAATTCTCATTGTCGAGGATGACGAGCGGCTGGCAGAGTTGACCCGTGAGTATCTGGAAAGTAACGGGCTGCAGGTGTCCCTCGAAACCCATGGCGGTCCGGCAGTGGAGCGCATCCGGAACGAACAACCTGATCTGGTGGTTCTGGACCTGATGTTGCCAGGCGAGGATGGATTGTCTATCTGTCGTCGGGTGCGTCCCTTCTACTCCGGCCCTATCATCATGTTGACTGCCCGTACTGACGACCTGGACCAGGTATTGGGTCTGGAGATGGGGGCGGACGATTACATTGGCAAACCGGTCAAGCCCCGCGTTCTCCTGGCCCGAATCCGTGCCATGCTTCGTCGGGTGACCGAGACCGGCCAGAACGGTGGGGATGAGGCAAGCGGCGAGGAACCGGTACGCCTGCAGTTCAATGATCTGGTGGTTGACCGTTCCATGCGCGAAGCCTGGCTGAACGATGAAAGCATCGACCTGACCAGCGCGGAGTTCGACCTGCTTTGGTTGCTGGCCAGTAATGCCGGCCGGGTGCTCAGCCGGGAGGAAATCTTCACAGCACTGCGTGGTATTGAATACGATGGTCAGGACCGCTCCATCGACGTGAGGGTTTCCCGGATTCGGCCGAAAATCGGCGATGACCCCATCCACCCCCGTCGAATCAAGACCGTTCGCAGCAAAGGCTATCTGTTCGTTAAGGAAGCCTGACGATTCAGCCTCTGGAGCCGGTGTGATCCGTGACGGTCACGCCGGCATTCCGTGCCAGGGTTTGTGACATGCCCCTGATGTTCTTCCTCAAGCTCTATGCCCGTTTTGCCGGCCTCACAGCGCTGGTACTGCTGGTCTGTATTGGCTTGTTTGTGGGCGTCAATTCGGTCCGGTCGCAGTTCTGGCACGAACGCTTCCCCGAGCCCCTCATGCGCTGGCTGCAATCTGACCCGGCCGCTGCCGAGCGTTATCACTGGCTTGGTTCGCTCTACAACTTCTCTGTGCTTGGTTCGGATCAGCTCGAATCCCTGTCCCCGATTACCCTTGAGCGCCTCGGATACCATCAAGTCGTTGCCGTGGAGAGTTCGACGGGCTACCGCATTTTGGTGGGAGCCCCTGAAGACCGGGTGCTGCAGCTTCGGCTGAACGACCCCTATC
This region of Marinobacter arenosus genomic DNA includes:
- a CDS encoding GNAT family N-acetyltransferase, with amino-acid sequence MTAQSVRPRRSARRLTTDISRSPALIESAQRLRYRVFSEEYDSDLGAEIPGLDADTFDTVCDHLIVTDTDTGELVATTRILHQADIDRVGGFYSAGEFDLTALRNLPGAVAELGRTCVHPDYRNGATISLLWSAVAEYLVAHKIDYLIGCASISMSDGGLKAWRIARHLQREYLAEDRFRVYPLRDLPHLTHTANEERPVDVPPLLKAYMRLGARVCGEPCWDPDFRCADLLVLLEVNNLAARYSRHFLGKTA
- a CDS encoding response regulator, producing MDGVEQTNESWRILIVEDDERLAELTREYLESNGLQVSLETHGGPAVERIRNEQPDLVVLDLMLPGEDGLSICRRVRPFYSGPIIMLTARTDDLDQVLGLEMGADDYIGKPVKPRVLLARIRAMLRRVTETGQNGGDEASGEEPVRLQFNDLVVDRSMREAWLNDESIDLTSAEFDLLWLLASNAGRVLSREEIFTALRGIEYDGQDRSIDVRVSRIRPKIGDDPIHPRRIKTVRSKGYLFVKEA
- a CDS encoding acetyl-CoA hydrolase/transferase C-terminal domain-containing protein: MAEENSRRSNDVNACVDEVIRRVGKNITLGLPLGLGKPVRFVNALYQRAVDDPDIQLHIVTALSLLAPRGGSSLEKRFLGPFTERLYGRIPELAYARAVTANRLPANIRVSEFFFKAGSYLNNRPQQRHYVCSNYTHAVRDLMAQGINVVAQMVSPGEEAGRSGMVSLSCNPDLTLDLLPLMREREAQGTPVALVAEMNRNLPWMDHHAAVEETEFDVVFDQAASDHPLFSAPEMAVSPEDHLIGFYASALLRDGGTLQVGIGSLGAALVHSAILRHQHNDAWRAVYEHLKVAERFPVVATDGGTGPFTQGLYGCSEMMVDGFLYLMQAGILTREVFENADLQTLINQGELTPNVSMASLDVLRREQLIDSPMRARDVSWLVQLGILKDSVTFRGGRLMIGEQSVEGDLDRSEAREAIETLALGRRLKGGIAMHGGFYVGPERFYRALRELSEEQRNQICMTSVNYINQLYDHRFGNQRLKASQRVHGRFINSAMMYTLNGAAVSDGLDDGRVVSGVGGQYNFVAMAHELPGARSILTLRATRHSAGKTLSNIVFNYGHCTIPRHLRDIVITEYGIADLRGQSDEQVYLRLIRIADSRFQQDLLKQAQKAGKVDPAFRLPPDWCDNTPEAVRAAVSAGGGADRFPAFPFGRDFTDEELTLGKALKTLKAATATRRGKLATLWQAVRARDDEGRYASLLERMSLGNPSGLREKLDQRLVIHGLQLIDTPTATGKPDT
- a CDS encoding FKBP-type peptidyl-prolyl cis-trans isomerase, which codes for MDASQARPDVFTVHYVLKNKIGELVDTSEGSEPLHFIYGSPDIIEGIQKAVKDRNVGDCLEVTVPPAMAYGEHNPELVRKVPRSMFEGVEDLQVGMKFQTNTGDEAKIVQVVGIDGNLVKVDANHPLAGFTLYFDLEIVGRREATEDEVTQGRPLF
- a CDS encoding lysophospholipid acyltransferase family protein; this translates as MEWLRLTVRLTHFSLFLAATSLLATSLLATETVTRRPIDRTPWARRCFRGACWCLGLHVHLHGAPPSRNVLVVSNHISWTDIPILGSLTPTLFLSKAEVGHWPVIGWLAQQAGTLFIKRGSGKARRIRKAVAGKLMAGDSVLIFPEATTGRGLTVLPFHGLLLGAAADSSVPIQPVTISYRRNGRPDHLAPFVGEDTFQSHIVALLRQPPARVDVLFHSPIEVSPETGTSDLAEQLQNTVRAGLSRIQQGELDAPPGEGIRTAGDPGLPRPQ